CTCCTCCAACCCCATCTCCGGCATGGTGGTGGCCACGCTGCTCATCACCTGCCTGGTGTACCTGATGCTGGGGTGGACGGACTCCTCCGACCGCTTCATGGCGCTGACCACCGCGGCCATCGTGGGCATCGCCGCCTCCAACGGCGGGACGACGGCGCAGGATCTCAAAACGGCGTTCCTCGTGGGCGGCACCCCGCGAAAGCAGCAGATCGCCCTCTTCGTGGGCGTGCTCACCAGCGCCCTGTTCATCGGCCTGGTGCTGGTGTTGCTCAACGAGGGCGGCACCACCCTCATCCCCGAGCGGCACCCGGGTGTCACCCTGAGCGAGACGACCCAGAAGACCCGCACGCAGCACACCTGGGCGTGGACGGTGGCCCCGGAGGCGCTGGCCTCCCAGGGAATCGAGGCCCCGGCCCTGCGCCGCGAGCTGTGGAAGCAGGGCTTCGAGCTGTCCACCCAGGAGGGCGCCACGGAGCTGCGCACGTGGCGCTCGGCCGACACCGCCCAGGTAGGGGGCGCCGTGCTCGCCCTCAAGCCAGGGCTGTCGCCGAAGGTCTCCGAGCTGGGCACGCTCACCCCGGGGCCTGACCGCACCTACACGGAAGGCTTCGTGCGCGGGGCGGATACCCCGGTTCCCGCGGGCAAGTACCTCGTCGACTCGGCAGGCACCATCCAGTACCTGGTGGACCCGGCCATCGGTGGCCGCGTGAGTGAGTACGAGGGGGTCCCCCTCACCCGCTACGCCGCGCCCAAGGCGCAGCTCTTCGCGCTCATCATCGACGGCATCCTCACGCAGAAGCTGCCGTGGGACCTGGTGCTGCTGGGCGTCTTCATCGCCCTGATGCTGGAGCTGTGCGGCGTGTCCGCCCTGCCCTTCGCCGTGGGCGTGTACCTGCCCATCTCCAGCAGCGCCCCCATCTTCGTGGGCGGCATGGTGCGCCGCATGGTGGACCGGATGCGCGGCGGCACCGAGGCCGACTTCTCCCCAGGCACCCTGCTCTCCTCGGGCCTCATCGCCGGAGGCTCCATCGCGGGCGTGTTGATCGCGTTCCTGGAGATCGTCACCGACGGCGCCGCCACGCGCGCCCTCAACCTCCCGGCGCTGTTCGGCACCGAGGGCGTCGTGGGCAGCCTGCTCAACGCCATCGGCGAGAGCGAGCACGCCCACCCGCTCTGGTCCAACCTCTGGGGTCTGTCCCTCTTCGTCGGCATCGCCCTGTTCCTGCTGCGTACCGCGGTGCGCAAGCCGAGCGACGCGGAGGCGGCCCCTCCGAAGTAAACCCTGGCCTGCCTGCCCCTCCCCTGCCCTTTCAGGCAGGGGGACCCATTGGGTAGGCATCCTGCTCACATGGCAGCCGGAGGGGTCCCGGCTTAAGGGAACGTTCTGCACCCCTTGACCGGGTAGAATGGAAGTCTCCCCCGCTCGCGCCCCCCTCCAGGACCATGGCCCAGCCCCAGACAGTCAGCAACACGGCCCCAGAGGCGTCCGAAGATCCCGTCGCCCGCGAGAAGATCGAACTGGCGCAGGGCTTCACCTTCCATCTGCTCAAGGGCATCAAGCAGATCGGCATGTACCGCCACAACGAGGCGAAGTTTCCGGAGTTCCTCAGCAAGGCGCAGGAAGCCCTCGCGGTATACACGGACAAGCACGGCCCGCTGTCCCTCAAGGTGGAGCAGCAGAACCTGCTGCTGCTCGGCGAGCCACTCTTCGCCGAGGACACGCCGCTGCCCTACAAGTTCTTCCGGGACGGCATCCGCCAGCTC
This genomic window from Stigmatella ashevillena contains:
- a CDS encoding OPT family oligopeptide transporter, whose protein sequence is MSHPPIAEDRVPLVQAHAPLAHTPFVPATQSPAELTIRGLVLGSVLGIVFAASSVYLAIKVGLTVSASIPVAVLSIAIFRALGRSSILENTIVQTTGSAGESLAFGVAAALPALLLLGYDIDLTHALMTTALGGVLGVLMMIPLRQGLIVQEHGKLTYPEGTASADVLIVGEQGGTNARTVITGFVLGGIYKFAYSGMKLFREAVGTKLTALKGASVSMEVSPELLGVGYIIGPRVASITFAGGVLSYLILIPLISFFGSGLTQKVLPTDTRLIQNMSPDQIRNAYVLYIGAGAVATGGLISLLRSLPTILGAFRRSLDTLKASRQQGGAPQLLRTEQDLPITLVLGGSLLLIAAIWLAPPLHVNFLSALLIVVFGFFFVTVSARITGEIGSSSNPISGMVVATLLITCLVYLMLGWTDSSDRFMALTTAAIVGIAASNGGTTAQDLKTAFLVGGTPRKQQIALFVGVLTSALFIGLVLVLLNEGGTTLIPERHPGVTLSETTQKTRTQHTWAWTVAPEALASQGIEAPALRRELWKQGFELSTQEGATELRTWRSADTAQVGGAVLALKPGLSPKVSELGTLTPGPDRTYTEGFVRGADTPVPAGKYLVDSAGTIQYLVDPAIGGRVSEYEGVPLTRYAAPKAQLFALIIDGILTQKLPWDLVLLGVFIALMLELCGVSALPFAVGVYLPISSSAPIFVGGMVRRMVDRMRGGTEADFSPGTLLSSGLIAGGSIAGVLIAFLEIVTDGAATRALNLPALFGTEGVVGSLLNAIGESEHAHPLWSNLWGLSLFVGIALFLLRTAVRKPSDAEAAPPK